A window of Ornithorhynchus anatinus isolate Pmale09 chromosome 21, mOrnAna1.pri.v4, whole genome shotgun sequence genomic DNA:
ATGTGGGAAAAAGcgcggtctagcggatagagcccagaggacctgggttctcatcccggctccgcctcttgtctgccgggtgaccttgggccggtcactttccttctccgAGCCTCATTCCCCTCATCCgcaaagtggggaataagactgtgagctttaaaGGGGATATTGTATAATAACGATGgaatcgttaagctcttactatgcggcaggcactgttctaagcgctggggtagatacgagatgattggtttggacccagtccccgtcccccgtaactcacggtcttcatgtccatctgacagaggagggaactgaggcccagacaacggaagtgaccggcccatggtcacacagcagacaagtggcagagtcgggatgagaacccgggtccttctgactcccagccccgggctctctccgctgggccgtgctgcttccctctatcccggtgcctagcacatagtaagcgcttaaaaaatactattaaaaaaagaaagaacagtgGGAGAATTAAAGAGTCCATCTTCCGGAGTAGAGGAATCAAtcggttaatggtatttattgagcacgaggAGAGTTCTGtcctacagagttgatagaaatattccttgcccacaaggagctttcaggctaggGAGAAGAACAACATTACCTGATCTAAAAATTAGCTTTGAAATCTGATTCAGAGAAGGACGAAAAACTCAGAATATAAAAGCCGGGAAGGGAGCAAACTGATCGCTTTGGAAAAGAACAGAATAATCCgtccatcaatggtgtttattgagcgcttaccactgtacttgggagagtccaatccgagtgggtagacacgttccctgcccacgaggagctgacggtctagcaaTCCAtccgtggtacttactgagcgctttctgcgtgcagagcactgtactgagcgcttgggagagtccgctgCAAAAGAGACGAaggacacgttcactgcccacaggagCTGACAATCTTTCGATCCACCCTTTTTGAGGgattcctgcgtgcagagcgctgtcctgagcgcctaCGGAGAGTCCAAGCCAGCAGAGAGgttaggcacgttcccttcccacaaggagttagagggggagacggacattaatggaaGTTAAATGGAGAATTTATATCCGGCACGAGAGCGGAGagcagaaaaagaggaagggaaggagtgagggaaaagggggagaaagaaggagagcaataataataatgatgatgatatttaagcgcttattatgtgccaggcaccgttctaagcgctgggggagacaccaggtcatcaggttgtcccacgtggggctcacactcttcaacctcattttacagatgagggaactgaggcccatagaagggaagcggcttgcccaaggccacccggcagagaaacggcagagccgggactggaacccacgacctctgactcccaggccccggttctccccactgagccccgctgcctctctaagGAACTAAACTGGGGGTGAACTTTGAACTCCGAGCTTCGGAAAATCGAGTCCGCTCTCTTCTTAACCGCCCTTAATGGAGCCTCCTCTCCGGAGAGCCGAGCGGAGATCTATTTAGATAGTTGTGGCTTGTAATCGAGGGTGACTAAGCTAATTAGCCGATGCGATGAAGTCCAACTTCGTCTATTAACCTAATTAAAGCCGAGAAAGCAGAGGTTGGGTCAGGAAAGGCCCCGACGATTCTCCATCTCGGGGCTGTTTCCTCCTTGCCGAGAAACAGCCTCACGCGGTTTGTGGAAAAGCTTCCTGGCcggagacgacgacgacgacggtttTTTCTAATAGTATCTGTGCCTCGGCTCCTCTGTcgagtgcatttattgagcgcctacggtgtgcagaacaccgtaccgagCACCGTATTTATCCGACattgactctcctctccttcaaagccttctggcaggcccgcctcctcccccgagaagccttccctgactgcgcccccttctctccgtctccccgcttcctcCCGCGTCGCCCCcactgcttccctctcttcctccctccgccccggccccgcatCGCTCACGTCCAcctcccctcatttcctcatttcttttcACGTCCACCTCCCTCCTAGGCCGtcggctccttgcgggcagggcgtGTATCTCTTTatcgttgtattggactctcccaagcgcccagtacagtgctctgcacgcagtcagcacccgaaaaatacgattgaactaaCCAACGATcgcttgggagcgtccaataaaacagagtcggtagacacgttccccgcccacaaggagctgacagtctattaatccatcgacggtatttattgagcgctgagcgctgtaccgagcgcttgggagaggtcaactgAACGGGGTCAgcgacccattccctgtccacaaggagctgcaaGTCtagcaatcaatccgtggtattcataacaataataatgttggtattcgttaggcgcttactctgtgcagagcaccgttctaagcgctgggggagatacaaggtcatcaggtcgtcccacatgaggctcccagtcttcatccccattttgcagatgaggtgacggaggcccggagaagtgaagtgccttgcccacagtcacacagctgacaagtggcagagccaggattcgaacccgtgacctccgactcccaagcctgggctctctccactgagccgcgctgcttcttgagCACTAACGGTGCGCAGggctctgtaccgagcgctcgggagaatccgACACAGCCGACTTGGTAGACGCGATTCCCTCCCCGCGAGGagctcgcttactatgtgcctaccacCGTGCTAAAcgtccaggttggacccagtccctgtcccacacgggattcagAGTCTaacaaggaaggagaagagggatcgaatccccattttgcagttgtgcATTTTgcacacggagaagtgaagggacttacccaagaccacacagcagggaccgcttggatccaccccagcgcttagcacagcgcccggcacgtaggaagcgctcaccCAATTCCATAAAAGAAAAATTTCCCAACACGTTCCCCTAGCACTAGCCTCGAAATAAGGGTAATCACTGTGGTTTTCATTAAACGCTCAGTATGCGCTGAGCGTGCACGGCATCCGTATTTATAGAgttgtgtatttatttataaattaatttatttattctgacgTTTTTTCCAACAGGTCGTCTCCAACTCCGATCCGATCCTGACGCTTCCTCTGGCCTCACTGCGTGGAAAGTATTTCCTCTCgttctttgttttggtttttttttttttaaatattatttgttaGGGGCTTGCTCTTCGTCAAACGCTATTTGGCCTGGGATCCGGATGGGCCTCGATTCCGATGCCAGCTCCGCCCcgggtctgccgcgtgacctggggtgggtcacttcgctcctccgcgcctcagtggcctcatctgtcgaatggggacgaagaccgtgagccccacgggggaccccttgatctctcccgagcgctcagcacagtgctcggcacatagtaagcgcttaacggataccgacctcagtattagaccgtaagctcgtcaaacggcagggaccgtctctatctgttgccgacttgttcatcccaagcgcttagtacagtgctctgcacatagtaagcgctcaataaatactattgaatgaatgaatgaatgaattattattattccttagcactgtgctgagcgctcgggagagaacgcccggggagaaggttggcgttggTAGAAAGAAGGCGGCGGGCCGGGAGTAGAGAtaaggcggcggggagggggcggggcctcgacgGGCCCCGCCCCTCTGCGCGCGAGGCGTGACGTAGGGGCGCGCCGGGCGTGGCCTAGGGCGGGGGGAGCGTGCGCAGCGGTAGGTGACGTATGACAGAGGTGGGCGTGgcgcctccaggccccgccccgaaCGCGAAGGCGGGGCCCGACGACGTCATCCGGGCGGTGGGCGTGGCGTCTCCAGGCTCCGCCCCCTCTCGCGGCGAAGGCGTGGCCTGGATCGGGCGGCGTCGCGATGGGCGTGGCGTTTCGaggtccctgccccctgacgtcgcgggcgccggccccgcccctagCGTCGGGGGCGCGCGTCGGGGGCGCGCCCGAGCGCGCGGCCGTGCGGGGATGTCGGGGTCGGAGTCGGGCGCGGGGCTGGAGCTGCTGTTCCGCtgggcctccccgggcctcgcccGCCCGCACGACGCGCTGCTCTGCTTCGTCCACTGGGAGCTCGTCACCCACCGCTACCGCTGCCTCGGCGCCGGGGACCAggtgccgcccccctccccgtgacccctgacccctctccggcctccccccaccccaacctcccatTCCCACGGGTCCGAGGGAGAGCCTGCCTTTTGgggttaccccccccccccccgcgatgtcctctccgaagcgcttagtacggtgctctgcatccaataaatacaaattattattactaataataacggtgataacCCTAACCACTCCCCCACCCGACCGCCAGGCCCCTCCCCAGGgtgtttcccctcccccaaggTGTTGGAGccgggggtccccgcccccccctccccagcccggcccccgacACCCGtctgatgataacgttggtatttgttaagcgctcgctatgtgcagagcactgtgctaagcgctggggcagtccCAGGGtcgtcagggtgtcccacgtgaggctcacggtccgcatccccatcttgcagatgagggaactgaggcccagagaagtgaagtggctcgcccaaggtcacacagctgacatagtaagcgcttaacaaataccaacaagtggcagagccgggactcgaacccgtgacctccgactcctaagctcctatccaccccaacgctcagtacagtacgcAGTGAGCGCCGAAcgagtcccccagcacttattaatCGCCATTGATTTCCCCGTGGTAGGCGTcacggcgctcactacgtgccaggcaccggactgaaACGGCTGTGTTATCCGTTCGGCGCCTACTaggtggcaggcaccgtactaagcgccccgGGCGGATCTGggaaaatcgggtcggacccaacccctgtcccacagggggccgaccctctctccatccccatcttccggaggaggggactgaggcccagagaagggaaaggtcacacggccgacgggtggcggaggcgggattagaacccaggtcctcgtgcctcgcaggcccgggctctaccctctaggccgcgccgaggccgcgccgcttctccgaccCCCACCGGCCCGGCGGACTTGTTTACTGTCCAAAATGTCCAGTCATCGCATCTCCTATCTGCCCGGGtcacccccgtcccccaccggGCCCACCCCCGCCTCCGGTTCCCGGCGTCCGAAAGATAGCggaaacctccctcctcccccaggctcAGAGAAGGAGCCGAGAGAGTCGCCAACCGGCCCATCGCTGCTGTTTCTTTACGACGATAACGACAGCCGTGGTGTCCATtcaagcgctgactatgggccgggctccgtactaagcgctggggtggaggccaGCGAATCGGGGCGGACACGTCCCAACCGGGGGTGCCCGCCGTCTCCAGCCCCGCTTGACAGACGggggcaccgaggcccggagaagcgactcggCGGAGCGTctgccgtgtgccgagcgctgggctgagcgcttcgGGGAGTCCAGTACAGTGGAGAGCACGGggtcgagggggagacaggcagtcgaACCGATGGGGCAGAGCGTGAGGACGCAGACGtgagcggggctgggggaggaccagagggggaAAGGGATCACGGCcgaggtgtggggggggagggaggaagagggcttaatcagggacggcttcccggaggaggtgggggtcttaggagaactttgaagggtgggggtcGTCTGTCGGCGATGGACCGGGAAGGGGTTCGAGGCCggacacgggcgaggggtcggcgagaggaacGAGGCGAAGGGCACAGACcaggttggcatcggaggagcggGGTGCGAGGGCCGGACTGCACCAGCCGCTCGGCGAGGTGAGGCGGGTGCGGGCCGGCGGACCGAGGCCTTCACGGTCGACGGCCACCCGTGTCCGTGTGCGGCGGGGGCagcgtacggtgctctgcgcaccgtaagcgctcagtaaataggactgaacgaatgagGGGGCCGGGTGAGCACTGGGGCGTCTCGGGGACGGTGGGGAGAAAAGCGGCCTcagcgtttttgtagaagaagGACGCGGGCGGCAAAGCCAAGCCCGGACTGGAGCGGCGAGAGGCCGGGAGATCGGCCAGGAGGCCGAGGCGGTCCTCCGGCCGGGAGAGGATGAGCGCTTGGGTTAATGTGGGAGCCGTTGGCATGCAGAGAagagcgatgtcgtgaaggtgggaccgacagcatttagggatagattgaagcgcttactatgcgctaaacgCCTcacgatcgggtcggacccgcaccctgcccgccctcccccggcttcAGGGTGTGAGGGGGTCTCAGCTGTCCTGggatccctctcccctgcttccgcctcgtctctctctgtctctctctgcctctcactgtgtctctcttttttctgtctctgtctccccccgcccccccggccccgccccccatcaTTTCCCGGCCTCAGGCAGATCTCACTTTCGTTTTtgattttttcattttccttttcccctccttaacGGCCCCAGGGACAGTTTCCAGTTTCAgaacctccaccccccccccacttttttttccccactgttgttttggggttttgggtTAGTGTTTTTTAGCATCCACAAACTCCCCCAAGACTccctcagctcactgtgggcagggaatgccacttccaccatttattcatttctcttcacgtccagctccccctctagaccgtcagctccttgggggcagctcgttttatctgttatattgccgtgttggattctcccaaatgcttagtctagtgctctgcacacggtaagcgcgcaacaacaataataatcattatttttattattgtggtgGGAGTTGAATCACGGGGACAAACgaactctccaagggagtgggtgtagatggagaagggaagggcacGTCTGGAGACCCCGTTCCGGTGCCGTctctgtaccgtcctctcccaagtgcttagtgcagtgacccgcgcccggtgagcgctcgataaatacgatcgaatccgGTCGGCAGGCGGGTCCGGAAGAGGAGGAGTCGGAGCTGCTCCCCGCCGGGTGGAACGCCGACCCGGACCTCTTCACCCTACGCTACCGCCGGGCCGCGGACCACCGtgaccccgccgccgccccccgagaGCTGCTCCTCAAGGCCGTCCCCGTCGATGGCACCCTCATCCTCAACGCCATGGTGAGAccgcccgtccgcccgtccgccccCCGGGGAGACCGAGGGGAAAGGGAACCCGGGAGGCAGCGGGAGGGGCCTTCCGTCCGTTGCCCCGTTTTTCTTCTCGTAGTATTtcatgatgacggtatctgttaaaggcttactgtgtgccgagcaccgttctgagccccgggggagatgATAGAacctcatcgggttggacgcggtccccgccccgcagGGCGCTCACGGtcctggtccccattttacagaggagggaaccgagggccagagaagggaagcgaccggcctaaggtcgcacagcagaggaggggcggagccgggatgagaacccaggtccttccgactcccgggccggggctttttctactaggctgctctgcttctgtaattattatgataatattaatgattttTGAGGCAAATACTCATTACTGATTGTAAACACACCATAGGGTGCAATGAGAATgataaatgttggtattaagaTACATTAATTGCTATTAGAGCTCCTTGAGCCCCCAACCAGGACCCAGGGAGGCTTCCTTCTCCCAAACTCCCTAAGCCCCCCCCCCGTAACCCCACCCACTTCTAGCTCTACCCGCCCCCcgcatgtccgctgtgtgtccttgaacaagtcacttgacttctctgggtctcagttccctcttttgtaaaatgggggtgaagaccgtgagccccacggggggcggggacagtgtccactctgattagcttctatctactccagtgcttataacagtgcttggcacatagtaagcacttacctggtactatcattattatttttccctaggAGTGCAACTCCCAGCAAGTGGTGAGTTTGACCTTGAATGTGGCTGATTACGTCGATGAGGAACACCTGCAGGATTTCCACAggtacttggggggggggggtccccctccctccccctcaccccccgtaGGGTTGAGGGGTGCACCCaggaagcgtgtgggctgggggtgggactggggagaggtCCCCGGAAGGGAAAATCCCACCGAGTTGCGACCCACGTCCGACCCGCCCGGAGCCGGTGGCGTCGAACGGATCCCGGGCCCGCAGTCGGGCTCCGGAGCGGGTCCGGTTGCCGCTAAAGAGGCGATGGTGTCCGGCGGGTCTCCGGTCATCCGCCGTCCACAAGCCCGCGGTAGCATTGTCTCAGGCTTGCACGGCACTCCGGTCGGTCCCACGCCGGGGACGGACACCCACCCGGCGCTGGACACCGGCAGGTGGGCGCACACCCAACGGTCGGACCGGTTCATCGCAGAGGCCACGGTACTCGCCCGGTGGAGGAAGACGTTCCCCGTGCCCGGCACGGGCCGGGCCGTGGGGAACGCTAAGCTTAAGGGCGCAAAGACGACATAGGCGCGGTTTCTTGGTGTCCTCCCAGTAGCCGGCATTGGCGTGAGCGCCGTCGGGCGTGGCCTCGGAGGGCCGCTTTCACCGCTCGCACGCGCCGGCACAATTCTCCCACTGTAGTCATCGCCTCTAGGCCCCGCAATAGCTCTCCTCCCGGAGAATGTATTCTGGAATCGGAGGTGTGTACGCTTGATACGGCGCGGTGGCCAAGCGGCCTATCTGCAGGAATAGGGAGGAGGCAGCTTTCACCGTCCTCCCGCCGTCTCCATCGATGGCTGTTCCGGGTCGAGGAAAACGAGACACGGTACCGTAGATAGGGGCACGTCCTGCCCCGGTGTCCACCGGGGCTAGGACCCGCCGCTTATTAGTGCGGGTCCGGTCGATCGCCATCTCTGCTCGCGGCCCCCGGTCTCCCGCCGGGCCCCACCCCCAGGGTAGGGGCCGGGTTGGGAACcggcccttctcccccacctccccctgttcCATCAGGGGTCGCGGGGGCAGCGGCCGACGGCAGGGCTGAATCCAACGGTCGAAACGGCCGGGCCGGACGGACCCGTTTCCACCCGCTCCCCAGCGCGGCGTCAGGTTGTTTCCCGGTCTGTTTCCGCGGGGTAGCCGCTAGGAGATCGATCCACATCTGTCTACGGCTCACCCTTACGGCTTCCCCCTCCCGTATCTTCGGGGTACCTCCTGGGGCCTCTCGGTCTGTCCTGCGGACGCGGGCGTCCCGGCTCTCCCGAGTCCGCCCCGCCTCGCCTAGATCTGCCACAGCCTGGCCTACGACATATACCGTTCTCCCCTCTGAGGGCCCCGACGTCGATACTCAAACTCCCTACCCCTCGGAGGATGCGACTCTTCATCCCGGCCGCGAACAGGACGGCATTGGGTCCCTTAAAGACGGGCCTACGTCTATAACCTGTCGCACCCCCAGCTCGCGCCAGACCCCCTGCAGCCCTTCCATCGACTTCCACCCGTCTTTATGTCCCGGGAGGTCCCCCTCACTTGGCCGGGCTTCCCCACCGACCTCCCGTATCCACCGCGATAAGTCGTACGTTCCGTCCATCGTCCAGGAAATTCCCCCGGTAGCGGCAACCGAGGCAATAGGGGACCATtccagggtggggaggagcaaaggcTGGAGGGAAAGATCACCCACAGGGATGAAAGCATGGAAGGAAGAGGGTGGAGTTACTCGAGGTTCATCCACGAAGGGGCCCCGAACCCCGAGGCCCCGGGCTGGTGCTGTCGGACATCTCTCCGAGCCCCGGGGTCCCGGCCCGGTGACGCGCCCGTCGGTGAGCTCACAATGACAGACGACGGGAGGGaccccgggcgggcgggggcgagggCAGTAGGGGCCGCTTCGATGCCAAGGAGGAGCCGTGGCAAGGGCCCGAAAGGCCGGGGTGGGAGAGCCGGACCCCGCCCTCGCCCCCGCGGGGCCCGCCGGCCTCGGCCTCGCCCCCGGGGGGCCCGCAGGCCTccgccggcccgccgggcccgccctcgcccccgggggtccggggaccggccccccgacccctccccgacaccccccgcccctcctgggCCCGGCAGGGTCTACAAGGACCGCGAAGCTCTCCGGGCCCTGATCGCCTCCGCCGtcgtcagccccctcctcctctgcccccggaGCAAGGCCGCCGACGACGACCGGGCCCCCCGCGCCGATCCCGACCCCGACCCCCTGCGCGGTCGGCCCCCGCACCCGGACGCCCGCAGCCCGGCCCCCGGGTGAGTACTCCCCGCCCACGACCAGCCGACAGGCGGGAGACGGGCTTCCAGGGTAgatgggccggggggccggagagaCCGGGTGGAGGGCGGTGAGAAGGTTGGGTTGACCCAGTTTCTGGACCACCGCCCCTCCCCAAAAGGCCCGAGGACCCCCATTTCCggacgccccccacccaccccccgactTCCTCTGATGAAACCCTCTCTGTCTACCTCAGGCCCAACCCGCTGGACCCTTTTGCCGTGGGACGAGCCGACCTGGACCCCTTTGGGTGAGCAGATTCGGGGGGCACACCCCGCCGAcacgtctcccccccacccccggtcagTCCATCCCCGGGCTATCTGTGGCgcgctccctctgtgcagagcactggactgagcgcttgggagagtccactacagtgGAGTGCATAGACACATAGAGTGCCTGCCAGCTGACTGTCTggcaatccatcggtggtatttattgagaagcagcgtggctcagtggaaagagcccggctttaggagtcagaggtcatgggttctaatcccggctccgccacctgtcagctgggtgactttgggcaagtcacttcacttctcggtgcctcagtgaccttatctggaaaacggagattaagactgtgagcctcacttgggacaacccgatgaccctgtatctaccccagtgcttaaaacagtgttcggcacatagtaagcgcttaacaaataccaacgttattattatcgagcgcttcctatgtgcggagcactggactgagcgcttgggagagtccagttcagCAGAGCGCATAGGCATGTTCCCCGCCAGCAAGCAGCCGACAGTCTAGCAATccgccggtggtatttattgagcgctccctgtgtgcggagcactggacttagcGCCCGGGAGCGGCCAACCCGAAGTTGGCGGATACCGTCCCTGCCCGCGTGtctacaggaggaggagggaggcgtgGGTCGGAACCGAGGCCCGTGGCGGGGGGATAGTCCGGGAGGTCGTAGGCCGAACTGGGTTCTCCCCGCGGCCCGGCCTGCGGAGTCACCTCGGACCGGACACCGCCCGTCGCGGGCCCCGTGGAGGGAGGGGCGCTGACGTGACCTCGTTCTCCGTGCGTGTCCCGGGCAGCAGGGGTCACCTCGGCGGGATGATCATGGACCCGCTGCGGTCCGGCTACCCGAGGCCCTTCTTCGACCCCTCCTCCGGCCTCCCCAACCGCCTCCCGCCCGGCGCCGTCCCCCCGGGAGCCCGCTTCGACCCGTTCGGGCCCAACGGAACCAGCGCTTCGGGGTGGGTATTTATTGGACCCTTCCCGAGGGCAGGgtgctggaccgagcgcttgggggagtccgatCCAACGGAGCTGGCGGACAACGCTCCCCCGCCCGCAGGGAGCTGACGGTCCATTCgttcgtcggtggtatttatcgagcgcttcctgcgtgccgggcgctgtactgagcgcttgggacagtccaatgcaacagagttgggggaatgagggggaggaggaggaggacgatctGCTCcgtgaggtggggtgggagggggagaaagaggcagaatGAAAGAAAAGTGCCCAGTCTGGGGTAGAGGATACAgaaacacacaccacacacttCTCCCTgcagggggttgagggtggggggtcACTGAGGTCTTGTGCCCCCCTGGGGGAGGTTCTTCTCTCACCCTGTCTCACAGACACACCTCACACCTAGGTACACCACACCCGCCTCACGAACACACGCCACACTGCACAAACACACCCCACATCCCTCACACACCTCACAAACGCCCCACAGACACTCTCACAGAAACTCCCCAAACACCCCACCCCTcacagacgccccccccccccccacacctcccaacGTTTCCTGGTGTGTGTCCCCCCTCCCCGTTGCAGGCCGACCCCCGACCACCTGCCGCCCCCCGGCTTCGACAACATGTTCCTGTGAAGACCGAAGACCGCCATCTTGGGCCTGGGGTGACCGGTGGGGGAatggggacggggctggggggaggggaccgtGTGTGGGGGGTCTCCCCCccgatccttcccctcccccccggccaccCTCAGGACGCAGAAGATTTCGGGTGTTCGGACGGAGGAGAAGGCGCGGACACAATACAAACGGACGTCACCGGCCGccgcctgttgtgtgtccttccGGTCGGTGAGGTGGGGGCCGGGTGGGTCGCCCTGGGGGGCCTTCGGGGGACCCAGGCGCCCCCCGAATCCCGGGGGAACCGAGCTccgcccaccccccggccccacggaGGGCTAAGCCGGGGTCACCCCGGAAATCACAGCGGCGGCCTGGAACCGAAGCGGGACGAGCCGGAGGAAGGCCCGCTTCCTCACGCGGTCAGTCCGTCAGGCCgtcgtgtttatggagcgcttactgggcgcagagcactggactgagcgcttgggagagtccagtagaaccccagacacacgctccctgcccacaaggagccgacgGTCTGGAGCGGGAGATGGACgtgaagagaaataaatgaatgataggtAGAGGAAATGTGGATTTGATGGGTTCAGACCATCCGTGATGTTCACTGAGTGCCCGCTGGGTGCTAagggctgtaccgagcgc
This region includes:
- the PSMF1 gene encoding proteasome inhibitor PI31 subunit isoform X1, giving the protein MSGSESGAGLELLFRWASPGLARPHDALLCFVHWELVTHRYRCLGAGDQAGPEEEESELLPAGWNADPDLFTLRYRRAADHRDPAAAPRELLLKAVPVDGTLILNAMECNSQQVVSLTLNVADYVDEEHLQDFHRVYKDREALRALIASAVVSPLLLCPRSKAADDDRAPRADPDPDPLRGRPPHPDARSPAPGPNPLDPFAVGRADLDPFGRGHLGGMIMDPLRSGYPRPFFDPSSGLPNRLPPGAVPPGARFDPFGPNGTSASGPTPDHLPPPGFDNMFL
- the PSMF1 gene encoding proteasome inhibitor PI31 subunit isoform X2, with the translated sequence MSGSESGAGLELLFRWASPGLARPHDALLCFVHWELVTHRYRCLGAGDQAGPEEEESELLPAGWNADPDLFTLRYRRAADHRDPAAAPRELLLKAVPVDGTLILNAMECNSQQVVSLTLNVADYVDEEHLQDFHRVYKDREALRALIASAVVSPLLLCPRSKAADDDRAPRADPDPDPLRGRPPHPDARSPAPGPNPLDPFAVGRADLDPFGGHLGGMIMDPLRSGYPRPFFDPSSGLPNRLPPGAVPPGARFDPFGPNGTSASGPTPDHLPPPGFDNMFL
- the PSMF1 gene encoding proteasome inhibitor PI31 subunit isoform X3, which encodes MECNSQQVVSLTLNVADYVDEEHLQDFHRVYKDREALRALIASAVVSPLLLCPRSKAADDDRAPRADPDPDPLRGRPPHPDARSPAPGPNPLDPFAVGRADLDPFGRGHLGGMIMDPLRSGYPRPFFDPSSGLPNRLPPGAVPPGARFDPFGPNGTSASGPTPDHLPPPGFDNMFL